The following proteins are encoded in a genomic region of Arachis stenosperma cultivar V10309 chromosome 4, arast.V10309.gnm1.PFL2, whole genome shotgun sequence:
- the LOC130975331 gene encoding uncharacterized protein LOC130975331 has protein sequence MTFTHANFDCNVQNLDDLVVITLQLGDLLVRKVLLDPRSSADVLFYSTFQKMNLSDNILQPTGGDLVGFSGEQVPILGSIWLQTTLGEHPLSKTCDIQYLVVDCFSPYNLILSRHFLNKFSAIVSTVHLCVKFSMQDEQIATIHRDHKEARQCYNIGMRLPNRSKQAQVNNVHLSNNNSALADLDPRAEFLE, from the coding sequence ATGACATTTACACATGCAAATTTCGATTGCAATGTTCAAAATCTGGACGACCTTGTGGTCATCACTCTTCAATTAGGAGATCTACTGGTAAGGAAGGTACTCTTAGATCCGAGGAGTAGTGCTGACGTTCTGTTTTATTCAACATTTCAGAAAATGAACCTCAGTGACAACATCCTCCAACCAACGGGTGGAGACTTGGTCGGTTTCTCAGGTGAACAAGTCCCGATATTAGGATCAATATGGTTACAAACCACACTGGGTGAGCATCCTCTTTCCAAAACATGTGATATTCAGTATTTAGTAGTAGATTGTTTCAGCCCCTATAATCTTATACTTAGCCGACATTTTTTAAACAAGTTCAGCGCAATTGTATCTACCGTTCATCTCTGTGTTAAGTTTTCTATGCAGGACGAACAGATTGCAACTATCCACAGAGACCATAAAGAAGCACGACAGTGCTATAACATCGGCATGAGGCTGCCAAACCGTTCAAAACAAGCTCAGGTCAACAATGTCCACCTCTCAAACAACAACTCGGCACTAGCCGACCTAGATCCCAGAGCCGAATTCCTCGAATGA